One Salmo salar chromosome ssa01, Ssal_v3.1, whole genome shotgun sequence DNA window includes the following coding sequences:
- the LOC106561544 gene encoding protein FAM163B has product MTAGTVVITGGILATVILLCIIAVLCYCRLQYYCCKKEESESEEEEPDFAVTSRLPPVHSNHNIVAASAAASNPNGPALFTPPLARKLTRSQTFCPSCTHHELPFYLQHPDGLRNGGDRISYRSVQQHDLDLPLEMPSYHKLNLTRSVTMKDMFNRSCSISTDV; this is encoded by the exons ATGACAGCCGGGACAGTGGTCATCACAGGCGGTATTTTAGCTACAGTTATCTTACTGTGCATCATCGCAGTACTGTGTTACTGTAGGCTGCAG TATTATTGCTGTAAGAAGGAGGAGTCGGAGTCGGAGGAGGAGGAGCCCGACTTCGCTGTGACGTCCCGCCTCCCGCCTGTACACTCCAATCACAACATTGTGGCGGCGTCGGCCGCCGCCTCCAATCCCAACGGCCCCGCCCTCTTCACACCGCCGTTGGCGCGTAAACTGACGCGCTCGCAGACATTCTGCCCGTCGTGCACGCACCATGAGCTGCCCTTCTACCTGCAGCACCCGGACGGACTGCGGAACGGCGGCGACCGCATCAGCTACCGCAGTGTCCAGCAACATGACCTGGACCTGCCCTTAGAAATGCCCAGCTACCACAAACTCAACCTGACCCGGTCGGTCACTATGAAGGACATGTTCAACCGCAGCTGCAGCATCAGCACTGACGTTTAG